The Streptomyces sp. NBC_01244 genome contains a region encoding:
- a CDS encoding helix-turn-helix domain-containing protein: protein MLARGGSYVLLTSAEVADWLKVSEVTVKNKHRAWGLRSQKVGRLLRFRERDVVDYLDRMYG from the coding sequence ATGTTGGCGCGCGGAGGGAGCTACGTTTTGCTTACATCGGCTGAAGTCGCTGATTGGTTGAAGGTCAGTGAGGTAACGGTGAAGAACAAGCATCGGGCGTGGGGGCTCAGGTCGCAAAAGGTTGGGCGTCTGTTGCGCTTTCGTGAGCGCGACGTTGTGGACTACCTCGACCGAATGTACGGGTGA
- a CDS encoding tyrosine-type recombinase/integrase, whose product MAAVFQKCKEEARSKNYPCGGVRCGHPWTVRYREPGGRSGRQREETFEKKGTADAFAAKIEREKDLGTYIEPLGFMTPLVEVYREFIASGERVNGTRYQYETSLRLHVRPYFQNKPIGAVKPKDLTTWLRWMVEERGYEPSTAVNRYETLSGVFSFAVANDYIVKNPCRHVQAGRRRAKRRVKKTIHLPTLEEIATIAAHLPGPYQLLVWLMAGCGLRIGEASAVCLQQIDFEAGVIYVDRQITQDGENEQPKTRRQKAATKGRGRAHCIRHLKWRDQDEGRAVPIPGTIVERIRQHVEQHGTYRVPTGLNRIEGDYLFSNVGGTNILMYSLVDRLWRKAKAAAGITRKITPHWLRHFFASAGLSKGVPVTDMAEWLGHRDPKITYQTYAHVMPDAPQRLRTVMDSVFTLESELTLPLSFEALAEAA is encoded by the coding sequence TTGGCAGCGGTTTTTCAGAAGTGCAAGGAAGAGGCTCGGAGCAAGAACTATCCGTGCGGAGGGGTAAGATGTGGTCACCCTTGGACTGTCCGGTATAGGGAGCCTGGTGGCCGCAGTGGACGCCAACGTGAGGAGACCTTCGAGAAGAAGGGAACGGCGGACGCATTCGCGGCGAAGATCGAACGTGAAAAGGACCTTGGAACCTACATAGAGCCGCTCGGATTCATGACGCCACTCGTAGAGGTGTACCGGGAGTTCATTGCCTCTGGTGAGCGCGTCAATGGAACGCGCTATCAGTACGAGACAAGCCTTCGTCTGCACGTCAGGCCGTACTTCCAGAACAAGCCGATCGGCGCGGTCAAGCCCAAGGACCTCACCACCTGGCTCCGGTGGATGGTCGAGGAGCGCGGCTACGAACCGAGTACAGCTGTAAACCGGTACGAGACGCTCAGTGGCGTATTCAGCTTCGCCGTCGCCAACGACTACATCGTCAAGAATCCTTGTCGGCACGTACAGGCCGGCCGTAGGAGGGCGAAGCGGAGGGTCAAGAAGACGATCCACCTGCCCACGCTGGAAGAGATCGCTACCATTGCAGCCCACTTGCCCGGACCGTACCAGCTCCTGGTGTGGCTGATGGCTGGATGCGGGCTGCGCATCGGCGAGGCCAGCGCGGTGTGCCTCCAGCAGATCGACTTTGAGGCCGGGGTCATCTACGTGGACAGGCAGATTACCCAGGATGGCGAGAACGAACAGCCTAAGACCCGTCGCCAGAAGGCTGCCACTAAGGGACGGGGCCGAGCACACTGCATCCGCCACCTGAAGTGGCGCGACCAGGATGAAGGACGGGCCGTCCCTATCCCGGGAACCATCGTGGAGAGGATCCGGCAGCACGTCGAGCAGCACGGAACCTACCGGGTCCCGACGGGCTTGAATCGGATCGAGGGCGACTACCTGTTTTCGAACGTGGGTGGCACCAACATCCTCATGTACTCGCTCGTGGACCGGCTCTGGCGGAAGGCCAAGGCTGCTGCCGGGATCACCCGGAAGATCACCCCCCACTGGCTCAGGCACTTCTTCGCCTCGGCTGGACTGTCCAAGGGCGTGCCGGTGACGGACATGGCCGAGTGGCTCGGACACCGAGATCCCAAGATCAC